A genomic region of Prosthecobacter algae contains the following coding sequences:
- a CDS encoding formylglycine-generating enzyme family protein, whose amino-acid sequence MRFFPFSLLAPALLLSSGFIPLSGQIPDEKREHDSSLGLHFVSIPGTPALLATHETRVSDWQAFISASGREWSYKPHFEQGPDHPVVGITLEDARAFCTWLTEKERAEGKLNAAQSYRLPGRADWDAAAGLLRTRKPDLTVEEKVADEQVFPWGMAWPPPAGVANLANGEIPGYDDSFPFTAPVGQFKPSAEGLYDLAGNVWEWCWDPEIRAEQVGVLRGGSWAYFRPECLRSDYVYAVPVDMRMPTIGFRCVFEDKQRTATMLAAAEKIKAEIRSQRREEIMGGAVTKDDLAAMKEKLKNAPATAATSSAPLKPAEAGQAFVNALGLTFVPLPGSSILLGSTEVRVQDYEAWLKTKGGTWENKAPFLSLDHPAVGVTWEEATAFCNWLTEQDRASKLISVNASYRLPTDLEWSQAAGLTDETGADPSQRHEKASRHFPWSAEGTFPPPSSSTNLDATRIEGYRDSYSYTAPVTTEVANAKGIQGLGGNASEWCQDPWPGAKSERVIRGGSWLSRDQDQLRTGHRQHAPQDSRNNSIGFRLVLELPAP is encoded by the coding sequence GTGCGTTTCTTCCCATTCAGCCTGCTTGCCCCCGCGCTCCTACTCTCGTCCGGCTTCATCCCCCTTTCCGGTCAGATTCCTGATGAGAAGCGCGAACACGACAGCTCCCTGGGATTGCATTTTGTCTCCATCCCCGGCACCCCGGCCCTGCTGGCGACCCATGAGACGCGTGTTTCAGACTGGCAGGCCTTCATCTCCGCTAGCGGTCGCGAATGGTCCTACAAGCCGCACTTTGAGCAGGGGCCCGACCACCCTGTTGTCGGCATCACTCTGGAGGATGCACGCGCTTTTTGCACCTGGCTGACTGAAAAAGAGAGGGCCGAGGGCAAACTCAATGCCGCCCAGAGCTACCGCCTCCCTGGCCGGGCCGACTGGGATGCCGCCGCCGGGCTGCTGCGGACGCGGAAGCCCGACCTGACCGTCGAGGAAAAAGTGGCAGATGAACAGGTGTTCCCCTGGGGCATGGCCTGGCCGCCACCTGCGGGTGTGGCCAATCTCGCCAACGGCGAAATCCCAGGGTACGACGACTCCTTTCCCTTCACCGCCCCCGTGGGCCAGTTCAAACCCAGCGCCGAGGGCCTTTACGACCTGGCCGGGAACGTCTGGGAGTGGTGCTGGGATCCTGAGATCCGGGCGGAACAGGTCGGCGTTTTGCGGGGCGGCTCCTGGGCCTATTTCCGGCCCGAGTGCCTGCGCTCAGATTATGTCTATGCCGTCCCTGTGGACATGCGCATGCCCACCATCGGCTTTCGCTGTGTCTTTGAGGACAAGCAGCGCACCGCCACCATGCTAGCCGCTGCCGAAAAAATCAAAGCCGAGATCCGCAGCCAGCGCCGGGAAGAGATCATGGGAGGAGCCGTGACCAAAGACGACCTCGCGGCCATGAAGGAAAAACTGAAAAACGCACCTGCCACTGCGGCGACTTCCAGTGCCCCTCTGAAGCCTGCCGAGGCAGGACAAGCCTTTGTCAACGCCCTCGGACTGACCTTTGTCCCCCTCCCCGGTTCCAGCATCCTGTTAGGGAGCACGGAAGTACGCGTGCAGGATTACGAAGCCTGGCTGAAGACCAAGGGAGGCACCTGGGAAAACAAAGCCCCCTTCCTCAGCCTCGATCATCCCGCTGTGGGTGTGACCTGGGAAGAAGCGACGGCTTTTTGCAACTGGCTGACGGAGCAGGACCGCGCGAGCAAACTCATCTCCGTCAACGCCTCCTACCGCCTGCCCACCGACCTGGAGTGGAGCCAGGCGGCCGGTCTGACCGATGAAACCGGGGCCGATCCCTCCCAGCGGCATGAAAAGGCCAGCCGCCACTTCCCCTGGTCTGCCGAAGGCACCTTCCCGCCTCCGTCCTCCAGCACTAACCTGGATGCCACCCGCATCGAAGGTTACCGCGACAGCTATTCCTACACCGCCCCCGTGACCACGGAGGTGGCCAATGCCAAGGGCATCCAGGGCCTGGGTGGCAATGCGTCCGAATGGTGCCAGGATCCCTGGCCCGGTGCTAAGTCCGAGCGGGTCATTCGTGGTGGTTCCTGGCTCAGCCGCGATCAGGACCAGCTCCGCACCGGTCACCGCCAGCACGCCCCGCAGGACAGCCGGAACAACAGCATTGGCTTCCGTCTGGTGCTTGAGCTGCCTGCCCCTTAG
- the rfbB gene encoding dTDP-glucose 4,6-dehydratase: protein MNLLITGGAGFIGSNLIRHIIDRPEVAQLINLDTLTYAGNLGNLEGIHDQHPKYAFEQVDLRNVPEVHRVVQMHGITHVIHLAAESHVDRSIASAGVFMETNVLGTLHLLDACRSQWGEKTQEKEHRFIQVSTDEVYGSLAMDEAPFTEDSPLLPNSPYAASKAAADCLVRSYIKTHGFPAIITRCCNNYGPNQHEEKLIPTVLKCLRDRCLIPVYGDGQQMREWIHVTDHAEALWQVLMNGETGEIYNVGTGEERTNLDLVNWLCDAFDAQLPGSGGNSRALVSLVTDRPGHDSRYAVNVSKIRAAVGWEASIPLSRKFTTFC, encoded by the coding sequence ATGAACCTTCTCATCACAGGAGGCGCAGGCTTCATTGGCTCCAACCTCATCCGTCACATCATTGACCGGCCTGAAGTCGCCCAGTTGATCAATCTCGATACCCTCACTTACGCGGGGAATTTGGGCAACCTGGAGGGCATCCATGACCAGCATCCCAAGTATGCTTTTGAGCAAGTGGACCTTCGAAACGTCCCCGAAGTGCATCGGGTGGTGCAAATGCACGGCATCACCCACGTGATCCATCTGGCGGCGGAATCCCATGTGGACCGCTCCATCGCCAGCGCCGGTGTTTTTATGGAGACGAATGTGCTGGGCACGCTGCATCTGCTGGACGCCTGCCGCAGCCAGTGGGGAGAAAAAACGCAGGAGAAAGAACATCGTTTTATCCAAGTCTCCACCGATGAAGTCTATGGCAGCTTGGCCATGGATGAAGCCCCCTTCACCGAAGACAGTCCACTGCTGCCAAACTCCCCTTACGCGGCCAGCAAAGCCGCAGCCGATTGTCTCGTCCGAAGTTACATCAAGACCCACGGCTTTCCTGCCATCATCACCCGCTGCTGCAACAACTACGGCCCAAACCAGCACGAAGAAAAACTCATCCCCACCGTGCTAAAGTGCCTCCGTGATCGCTGCCTCATCCCTGTTTATGGCGATGGCCAGCAGATGCGCGAATGGATCCACGTCACCGACCATGCCGAAGCCCTGTGGCAGGTGCTGATGAATGGCGAGACAGGGGAGATCTATAACGTCGGCACCGGAGAGGAGCGGACAAACTTGGATCTGGTGAATTGGCTGTGTGATGCGTTTGACGCCCAGTTACCTGGATCAGGTGGAAATTCCCGTGCCCTTGTCTCATTGGTCACTGACCGCCCAGGCCATGATTCACGCTATGCGGTGAATGTGTCGAAGATCAGGGCTGCGGTTGGCTGGGAGGCTTCCATTCCGCTTTCACGTAAATTCACCACTTTTTGTTAG
- a CDS encoding RluA family pseudouridine synthase, with the protein MDWIITEQSDIGQRLDKHLTGRLTDLSRSRLQDLIRDGHITLNGRATKASISLKPGDAISVTIPDATPVAVVAQDIPLEILFEDKDILVLNKPPGLVVHPAAGNPDGTLVNALLHHCDDLSGIGGEMRPGIVHRLDKDTSGCMVVAKNDIAHRRLSEAFAERRMSKIYLAAINGVPKEKSGRIQNLIGRHPVDRKRMAILYDGAGKDAITEWEQLSVYKDTALIRCKLLTGRTHQIRVHMKEGLGFPILGDPIYGHPNRQKIPTPRLMLHAWKLSLHHPIHDQPMNFEATVPVEYGPWLAK; encoded by the coding sequence GTGGACTGGATCATCACTGAGCAGAGCGATATTGGGCAACGATTGGACAAGCATCTCACGGGACGTCTTACTGACCTGTCACGCTCACGGTTGCAAGATTTGATTCGTGACGGGCACATCACACTCAATGGCCGCGCCACAAAAGCCAGCATCTCACTGAAGCCCGGAGATGCCATTTCCGTCACCATCCCGGACGCCACGCCGGTGGCCGTGGTTGCGCAGGACATCCCTCTCGAAATCTTGTTTGAGGACAAAGACATCCTGGTGCTGAACAAGCCCCCCGGACTCGTCGTCCACCCCGCCGCAGGCAATCCCGACGGCACCCTCGTCAACGCCCTCCTCCACCACTGCGACGACCTCAGCGGCATCGGCGGTGAAATGCGCCCCGGCATCGTCCACCGTCTCGACAAGGACACCAGCGGCTGCATGGTCGTGGCCAAGAACGACATCGCCCATCGCCGCCTCTCAGAAGCCTTTGCGGAGCGACGCATGAGCAAAATCTACCTCGCCGCCATCAATGGCGTGCCCAAGGAAAAAAGCGGCCGCATCCAGAACCTCATTGGCCGCCACCCCGTGGACCGCAAGCGCATGGCCATCCTCTACGACGGAGCCGGCAAAGACGCCATCACCGAGTGGGAACAGCTCTCCGTTTACAAGGACACCGCGCTCATCCGCTGCAAGCTCCTCACTGGCCGCACGCACCAGATCCGCGTCCACATGAAGGAGGGACTTGGCTTCCCCATTTTGGGCGACCCGATCTACGGCCACCCCAATCGCCAAAAGATCCCCACCCCACGGCTCATGCTGCACGCCTGGAAACTCAGCCTTCATCACCCCATCCATGACCAGCCCATGAACTTCGAGGCGACGGTGCCGGTGGAATATGGGCCCTGGCTGGCCAAGTGA
- a CDS encoding GAF domain-containing protein has protein sequence MILPSNPSSDDWSRFLESTAAEFGCVTGTLHRFDPADQHLKLVAQMGIPPQLMPVIQSIPIGKGIAGAAAERRQPVELCNLQTDTSGVAREGAKQTQVQGSLAVPVLDGERLCGALGIGKREAYDFNEAEKQRLMALAAEIASALVP, from the coding sequence ATGATCCTTCCTTCCAACCCTTCCTCCGATGACTGGAGCCGCTTCCTTGAATCCACGGCTGCCGAATTTGGCTGCGTGACTGGTACCCTGCACCGCTTTGACCCGGCGGACCAGCATCTGAAACTGGTGGCACAGATGGGCATCCCTCCGCAGCTTATGCCGGTGATCCAATCCATCCCGATTGGCAAGGGTATCGCGGGAGCGGCGGCAGAACGGCGGCAGCCCGTGGAACTCTGCAACCTGCAGACGGACACCAGCGGGGTGGCACGTGAAGGCGCCAAGCAGACGCAGGTGCAGGGCAGCCTGGCGGTGCCCGTGCTGGATGGGGAGCGTCTGTGCGGGGCGCTAGGCATCGGCAAACGCGAGGCCTATGATTTTAACGAAGCTGAAAAACAGCGCCTCATGGCCCTGGCTGCGGAAATAGCGTCTGCCCTGGTTCCTTAA
- a CDS encoding tetratricopeptide repeat protein has protein sequence MSAPAPSPTDHRPRRRPWLTWILGALFLVAVLYWWGGARGISAARATVAGVYAKKAQEKRREKDWPAAWQNLAKARSWQVNAPQVLRAYADLLIASRSDDPSLLQVLRLLESQHLATAEDRLKMGQILISLGHVGAARAEYEKLTEAERQNLEGLELQAQLLHAEGRPDEAEKLLRHALSQAPANPDSRLRLAILDHRNSFPEVQARARQEVWEIARQTDSTGLSALDFLATQVQLNGEEAAELITLVEAHPTAPPATRFAALSARMRARPQDRTAILAAEVAAVRGQGVEILTPALSWLLQEQQAESVLDLLPDGLHLKSGQLLQAHLAALSSLGRWSDIDALLRTQKTLPIPETYLHLWKARTAEKLDSGIQTVRHHLEAAFAQTGRGQDDTAARLTAETAEKMGLWDLAHHFYAEVATQQPYRQLPLWEKVHEMALRGRDTSAALASARKLAQLQPENLVYTTRSLYLALIAGDKIETTLQAIVALGPSSQDRTPSVSLLQALAAYRMGDMAQVREHLAGLSATQDLAAGQRATCAGLMASIGQTGPAYRLAESIPALLLLPEEIRFLKRAL, from the coding sequence ATGTCCGCCCCCGCCCCATCCCCCACAGATCATCGGCCCCGCCGCCGACCCTGGCTGACGTGGATCCTCGGGGCGTTGTTCCTGGTCGCGGTTCTTTACTGGTGGGGCGGGGCACGCGGCATCTCGGCAGCACGTGCCACAGTGGCCGGGGTCTATGCCAAAAAGGCACAGGAAAAGCGCCGGGAAAAGGACTGGCCCGCCGCCTGGCAAAACTTGGCCAAAGCCCGCTCCTGGCAGGTCAATGCCCCCCAAGTCCTACGAGCCTATGCCGATCTACTGATCGCCAGCCGCAGCGACGATCCATCCCTACTTCAGGTGCTGAGGCTGCTGGAATCTCAACACCTAGCCACCGCTGAAGACCGTCTCAAAATGGGGCAGATCCTCATTTCCCTTGGCCATGTGGGGGCGGCCCGGGCCGAATATGAAAAGCTGACCGAAGCCGAACGGCAAAACTTGGAAGGGCTTGAGCTCCAGGCCCAGCTTCTCCACGCCGAAGGGCGACCCGACGAGGCAGAAAAACTCCTGCGCCACGCCTTGTCCCAGGCACCGGCCAACCCCGACTCCCGCCTGCGCCTGGCCATCCTGGATCATCGCAACAGCTTCCCCGAAGTCCAGGCACGCGCCCGGCAAGAAGTCTGGGAAATCGCCAGGCAAACAGATTCCACCGGACTCAGCGCCCTCGATTTTTTGGCCACTCAGGTGCAACTGAATGGCGAAGAGGCCGCCGAGCTTATCACCCTCGTCGAGGCCCACCCCACCGCCCCGCCAGCCACCCGTTTTGCAGCTCTTTCGGCCCGCATGCGCGCCCGCCCCCAAGACCGCACCGCCATCCTCGCAGCCGAGGTGGCCGCAGTTCGTGGGCAAGGAGTCGAAATTCTCACCCCCGCATTGAGCTGGCTGTTGCAGGAACAGCAGGCCGAAAGTGTCCTCGATCTCCTGCCCGACGGCCTTCACCTCAAGTCCGGCCAACTTTTGCAGGCCCATCTGGCCGCCCTCAGTTCACTCGGCCGCTGGAGCGACATCGATGCCCTTTTACGCACGCAGAAAACGCTGCCCATCCCAGAAACCTACCTGCATCTATGGAAGGCACGAACAGCGGAAAAGCTTGATTCCGGCATCCAGACCGTGCGTCACCACCTCGAAGCCGCCTTTGCCCAGACAGGTCGCGGACAGGATGACACCGCCGCCCGCCTTACCGCCGAGACGGCCGAAAAGATGGGCCTCTGGGACCTCGCCCACCACTTCTATGCCGAAGTCGCCACCCAGCAGCCTTACCGCCAGCTCCCGCTATGGGAAAAAGTGCATGAGATGGCCCTGCGTGGCCGGGACACCTCCGCCGCCCTCGCCTCGGCACGCAAGCTGGCCCAGCTCCAACCCGAAAACCTCGTTTATACCACACGCTCTCTTTACCTAGCCCTCATCGCCGGGGACAAGATCGAGACCACTCTCCAGGCCATCGTAGCTTTAGGTCCCAGTTCCCAGGATCGCACTCCTTCGGTCTCCCTGCTCCAGGCACTGGCTGCCTACCGCATGGGGGATATGGCCCAGGTCCGGGAACATCTGGCTGGACTGTCGGCAACGCAGGATCTCGCCGCAGGGCAGCGCGCCACCTGCGCAGGTCTGATGGCCAGCATCGGCCAAACTGGCCCAGCCTATCGGCTGGCCGAAAGCATCCCTGCTCTGCTTTTGCTGCCAGAAGAAATACGCTTTCTCAAACGAGCGCTGTAA
- the rfbA gene encoding glucose-1-phosphate thymidylyltransferase RfbA → MKGILLAGGSGSRLYPLSLVANKQLQPVYDKPMVYYPLTVLIAGGIREICLIAAPEDLPRFQQLLGDGSQWGIHLEYRLQARPEGIAQTFLIAADFIGDGPVTLILGDNLFFGGDALPRALAAFQGGASIFAYHVTNPSSYGVVELDASGQARSLEEKPASPRSPFAVPGVYLYDGQVVEIARSLKPSSRGELEVTDVNREYLRRGQLQVTRLSRGFAWLDAGTSTSLFDAAAFVQTIEKRQGIKLGCPEEAALRRGFLSLEQFENLIQKMPDCEYRHYLQGIGTDFRRAESAQMSMPA, encoded by the coding sequence ATGAAGGGCATCCTACTGGCGGGTGGCAGCGGATCGCGGCTTTATCCGCTGAGTCTGGTGGCCAACAAGCAACTGCAGCCGGTTTATGACAAACCCATGGTGTATTACCCGCTGACGGTGCTGATCGCAGGGGGTATCCGTGAGATCTGCCTCATCGCCGCCCCGGAGGATCTGCCGCGTTTTCAACAGTTGCTGGGAGATGGCAGCCAGTGGGGCATCCACCTGGAATATCGCTTGCAGGCGCGGCCAGAGGGAATCGCTCAGACCTTCCTGATCGCGGCAGACTTTATTGGAGATGGGCCAGTGACCCTCATTCTAGGCGACAACCTGTTTTTTGGCGGGGATGCCCTGCCACGTGCCCTGGCGGCTTTTCAAGGCGGGGCCTCCATTTTTGCCTATCACGTGACGAATCCTTCGAGCTACGGAGTGGTGGAGTTGGATGCTTCCGGGCAGGCACGTTCGCTGGAGGAAAAACCGGCGTCTCCCCGCAGCCCCTTCGCTGTTCCAGGCGTCTATCTTTACGATGGGCAGGTGGTGGAGATCGCACGGAGCCTAAAACCTTCTTCCCGAGGGGAATTGGAGGTGACGGACGTGAATCGCGAATACCTGCGCCGGGGGCAGCTTCAGGTGACGCGGCTTAGTCGGGGTTTTGCCTGGCTGGATGCCGGGACGAGCACAAGCCTGTTTGATGCGGCGGCCTTTGTGCAGACCATTGAGAAACGGCAGGGCATCAAACTGGGCTGCCCCGAAGAGGCGGCTCTGCGCCGCGGATTCCTGTCGCTGGAACAGTTCGAAAATCTCATTCAGAAGATGCCCGACTGCGAGTATCGCCACTACCTTCAGGGCATCGGGACCGATTTCCGTCGTGCGGAGTCTGCCCAGATGTCCATGCCTGCATGA
- a CDS encoding serine/threonine-protein kinase, with amino-acid sequence MIPTPEQSYLSTCPVCQNQIDVTSLEPFTKLKCPFCGQMVRVRRKFDHFMIVRQIGEGGMSRVFEAEDETLGRRVALKILNRQYSRDAARVEQFRQEALITANVNHPNVIKLYSVGYDQGYFYIAMELVNGGSLEQRIRREGTIQEEEGLRIGREVAEGLRAAQQLGLIHRDVKPANILFTETGTSKVVDFGLALFVERGPDSSSEIWATPYYVAPEKIIDNREDYRSDIFSLGATLFHALTGRPPHKAESNNIQELRMIKCKRVALEDSGLRFAPRTIHVINRMVAFRPQERCANYDETVEELRLAEGLVGQNYKTRFSSRKLRWLAGAAAAVVATFVVGWLVRSTGDRAAVAITETVDTSHNDLSGDGVTLQAGRKTVGEKFLEARETMLQKKRFAEARQQFQRLIESGEARQPTLNWARFNAALCSIVIGRKEDAAAHLKNMAEDTGEGSSLVSAELAAFFKSLGTRMGENLGLGTVPGDLGYATTQEPVLGYLLQGLAEWHFGDASLGVEELEFFDQHLADVKTGAGASSLDWVQSYASISELYKKDLAVAKSVQNLAAPQDLKSCQTALAVVKKARDSLRTGGTLKQSLTKREDELKHELVRLRLGVQREKMAGDRVLRERELAQLSEMIAVLPSLVQGYDYSRVMELLKDVRFESPEVQSALEGRRYLYTQGQAFLDQLFADIAAQGYQGKLQRVAGSTVEGKVTEANMTQVTVTLERGVLTLPLDSLAPETLLEAAQFFAAQTTDSTDYYQRQERIAVFARVTGLHNLSATVAAQLMEENRSFRSRWMKVVQ; translated from the coding sequence GTGATCCCCACCCCCGAACAGTCTTACCTCAGCACCTGTCCCGTCTGTCAGAACCAGATTGATGTGACATCGCTGGAGCCGTTCACCAAGCTGAAGTGCCCTTTTTGCGGGCAGATGGTGCGGGTGCGGCGGAAGTTCGACCACTTCATGATCGTGCGCCAGATCGGCGAAGGCGGGATGAGTCGGGTTTTCGAGGCCGAAGATGAAACACTGGGCCGGCGGGTGGCCCTGAAAATTCTGAACCGTCAGTATTCCCGTGATGCAGCCCGGGTGGAGCAGTTTCGCCAAGAGGCGCTGATCACAGCGAATGTGAACCATCCCAACGTGATCAAGCTGTATTCCGTGGGCTATGACCAGGGGTATTTCTACATTGCGATGGAGCTGGTGAACGGTGGCAGCCTGGAGCAGCGCATCCGCCGTGAAGGGACCATCCAAGAGGAAGAGGGCCTGCGCATCGGGCGCGAGGTGGCGGAGGGCCTGCGCGCGGCGCAGCAGTTAGGCCTGATCCACCGCGACGTGAAGCCAGCGAACATTCTTTTCACCGAGACGGGCACTTCCAAGGTGGTGGACTTCGGTCTGGCCTTGTTCGTGGAGCGTGGGCCAGATTCCTCCAGCGAGATCTGGGCCACGCCTTACTACGTGGCCCCGGAGAAGATCATCGATAACCGCGAGGATTACCGGAGCGACATTTTCAGCCTGGGCGCGACGCTTTTTCACGCCCTGACCGGGCGCCCGCCTCACAAGGCGGAATCAAACAACATCCAGGAGCTGCGCATGATCAAATGCAAGCGTGTGGCCCTGGAGGACAGCGGTCTGCGCTTTGCCCCCCGCACCATTCACGTCATCAACCGCATGGTGGCCTTTCGCCCGCAGGAGCGCTGTGCCAACTACGATGAAACGGTGGAAGAACTGCGCCTGGCCGAGGGGCTGGTGGGGCAAAATTACAAGACCCGCTTCAGCAGCCGCAAGCTGCGCTGGCTGGCCGGTGCGGCGGCTGCGGTGGTGGCGACTTTTGTGGTGGGCTGGCTGGTGCGCAGCACGGGCGACCGCGCCGCTGTGGCCATCACAGAAACGGTGGACACTTCCCACAATGACTTGAGCGGGGATGGGGTGACCCTCCAGGCCGGGCGCAAGACGGTGGGCGAAAAGTTTTTGGAAGCTCGTGAAACCATGCTGCAAAAGAAGCGGTTTGCCGAAGCGCGGCAGCAGTTTCAGCGGCTGATCGAATCAGGCGAAGCGCGGCAGCCGACGCTGAACTGGGCGCGCTTCAATGCGGCGTTGTGCAGCATCGTGATCGGCAGGAAGGAGGATGCGGCAGCGCATCTTAAAAACATGGCCGAGGATACGGGGGAAGGCAGCAGTCTGGTATCTGCCGAGCTGGCCGCATTTTTCAAGTCTCTGGGCACCCGAATGGGCGAGAATCTGGGGCTGGGCACGGTGCCGGGCGACCTGGGTTACGCCACCACCCAGGAACCTGTGCTGGGCTACCTGCTGCAGGGACTGGCGGAGTGGCATTTTGGCGATGCCTCCCTCGGGGTGGAAGAACTGGAGTTTTTCGACCAGCATTTGGCGGATGTGAAGACGGGAGCGGGTGCCTCATCGCTGGATTGGGTGCAGAGCTACGCCTCCATTTCTGAACTATATAAAAAGGATTTGGCTGTGGCAAAGAGCGTGCAAAATCTGGCGGCTCCCCAGGACCTGAAAAGCTGCCAGACGGCTTTGGCCGTGGTCAAAAAGGCCCGCGACAGTCTGCGCACAGGCGGCACCCTGAAACAATCGCTGACCAAGCGCGAGGACGAGCTCAAGCATGAGCTGGTGCGTCTGCGCCTGGGGGTGCAGAGAGAAAAAATGGCCGGAGATCGCGTGCTGCGGGAACGGGAGCTGGCGCAGCTTTCCGAGATGATTGCGGTGCTGCCTTCCCTCGTCCAGGGGTATGACTACAGCCGGGTGATGGAACTGCTGAAGGATGTGCGTTTTGAGTCTCCGGAAGTACAATCCGCGCTGGAAGGGCGACGTTATTTGTATACGCAGGGGCAGGCTTTCCTGGACCAGCTTTTTGCCGACATTGCGGCGCAGGGATACCAGGGGAAACTGCAGCGGGTGGCTGGTAGCACGGTCGAGGGGAAAGTCACGGAGGCCAACATGACGCAGGTCACGGTGACGCTGGAGCGTGGTGTGCTGACCCTGCCTCTGGACAGCCTAGCCCCCGAGACATTGCTGGAGGCGGCACAGTTCTTTGCGGCGCAGACGACCGACAGCACGGACTACTACCAGCGGCAGGAGCGCATCGCCGTTTTTGCTAGGGTCACCGGGCTGCACAATCTTTCCGCCACGGTGGCAGCGCAGTTGATGGAGGAGAACCGCAGCTTCCGCTCCCGCTGGATGAAAGTGGTGCAGTGA
- a CDS encoding protein kinase domain-containing protein: MNGLNPLGLLDGVLGGQATDWEPPMAEELEPLFPGYHDFQFIDRGGMGAVYAATQKSLERRVAIKILPPEMGQDMAFVDRFHQEARLLARLQHPHIVAVYDFGRNASGHLFIVMEYVEGTSLLDVMKQGQMPLSKVLEVITQVCEALQFAHDHGVIHRDIKPTNILLDVWGRARVADFGLAKLAASSQHATTQSRSGMVMGTPGYAAPEQRRAEADLDHRADIFSVGVTLYELLTGHLPVGVFEPPSKKSEAPVVLDKVVTRALRERPADRYQRASDMRQALAKVAEQMERSVMHRAIAKRPMVSMMTSVIVGAGFIYLLDALNNELLLKPQPVSATYVDSEHGPTVVRLNDQFSLVRLKLSWEEARRRIQVTSGVEMASFHSQKEVDEVTEKLREMGVNSPVWTGGKVEPETGRVSWDDGSAFDFEAWMPRAETPPLRITEIQAKNRTTLKDAQGNTPDWIEVHNSGSKPMNITGWHLRHLTGRYAFEGRLGGVRSQIPTDNLVIQPGEYKVIYCIESETPQDGGLMFGFQLEAQVGRLRWCDPYGQVIQSIETDWELFPADGSLVCDAEGQNWAWATKPTPGAENPPFEENQGFHSGPSTSSTPMAVLLLPDFDGRWTLDVQRRTAWSLIRRAPTGPAARR, from the coding sequence TCAAGATCCTGCCGCCGGAGATGGGTCAGGATATGGCCTTTGTGGACCGCTTCCATCAGGAGGCCCGTCTTCTGGCTCGCCTGCAGCATCCGCACATCGTGGCCGTGTATGACTTTGGGCGCAATGCATCGGGGCATCTCTTCATCGTCATGGAGTATGTGGAGGGGACCTCGCTGCTGGACGTGATGAAGCAGGGGCAGATGCCTTTGAGCAAGGTGCTGGAAGTCATCACCCAGGTGTGTGAGGCGCTGCAGTTTGCCCATGATCATGGGGTGATCCACCGTGACATCAAGCCGACGAATATCCTCCTGGATGTGTGGGGGCGAGCAAGGGTGGCAGACTTTGGCCTGGCCAAACTGGCTGCAAGCTCCCAGCATGCGACGACGCAGAGCCGGTCTGGCATGGTGATGGGCACACCAGGATATGCCGCGCCAGAACAGCGCCGTGCTGAGGCGGACTTGGACCATCGGGCCGATATCTTTAGTGTGGGGGTGACTCTGTATGAACTGCTGACGGGGCACCTGCCGGTGGGCGTGTTTGAGCCACCTTCCAAAAAATCTGAGGCCCCGGTGGTTTTGGACAAAGTGGTGACGCGGGCGCTGCGTGAGCGCCCTGCGGACCGATACCAGCGCGCCAGCGACATGCGGCAGGCGCTCGCCAAAGTGGCTGAGCAAATGGAGCGGTCCGTGATGCACCGAGCCATCGCGAAACGGCCCATGGTTTCCATGATGACCTCGGTGATCGTGGGGGCAGGTTTTATCTATTTACTGGATGCTTTGAATAATGAACTGTTGCTAAAGCCGCAGCCCGTCAGCGCCACCTATGTGGACAGCGAGCATGGCCCCACAGTGGTGAGACTGAACGATCAGTTTTCTCTGGTGCGGCTGAAGCTGAGCTGGGAGGAGGCGCGGCGGCGAATTCAGGTGACATCAGGGGTGGAAATGGCCAGTTTTCACTCCCAGAAGGAAGTGGATGAGGTGACTGAAAAATTGCGGGAAATGGGCGTGAATTCTCCGGTGTGGACGGGGGGCAAAGTGGAGCCGGAAACTGGCCGTGTGAGCTGGGATGATGGCAGTGCCTTTGACTTTGAAGCCTGGATGCCGCGTGCGGAGACTCCGCCTCTGCGGATTACGGAGATTCAGGCAAAAAACCGCACTACTCTGAAGGATGCGCAGGGCAATACGCCGGACTGGATCGAGGTGCACAATTCTGGATCGAAGCCAATGAACATCACCGGATGGCACCTCAGACATCTCACGGGCAGGTATGCTTTTGAGGGTAGGCTGGGTGGTGTGCGCAGCCAGATCCCTACCGACAATCTGGTCATCCAGCCGGGGGAATACAAAGTGATCTATTGCATTGAATCTGAAACGCCCCAGGACGGCGGGCTGATGTTTGGTTTCCAATTGGAGGCGCAGGTGGGGCGGTTGCGTTGGTGCGATCCTTATGGCCAGGTTATCCAATCCATTGAGACGGATTGGGAACTCTTTCCGGCAGATGGCAGCCTAGTGTGTGATGCCGAAGGGCAAAACTGGGCTTGGGCTACAAAGCCAACCCCTGGAGCAGAGAACCCACCTTTTGAGGAGAATCAAGGTTTCCACAGTGGGCCATCCACGTCATCCACGCCTATGGCAGTCCTGTTACTGCCAGACTTTGACGGGAGATGGACGCTGGATGTCCAGCGGCGCACAGCGTGGTCCCTCATTCGTCGTGCACCCACAGGGCCTGCGGCCAGGCGCTGA